A segment of the Carya illinoinensis cultivar Pawnee chromosome 1, C.illinoinensisPawnee_v1, whole genome shotgun sequence genome:
agatactagtatttaaataagaatagcataataaattaataacacatactaatttactaaagtataataacatgtaactaGACATTAGaaagtctagtatataattaagctagaaataagttagacattagtataataacatgtaatactaatgtataataacttgtaattagacactaaaaataatatataatattgcagtatgataatatgtaattagacactatagtataagactagtataaaaataagttagatattagtataTAAGCAAATTAGCAGTAAATCAGGgaagtttggatagtgagttgagatgaaagttgaataaaatattgttagaatattattttttaatattattattgttttaggatttgaaaaaattaaattatttattgtattttgtataggaatttgaaaaagttgtagtgattgtttgagatgagattagttaAAAGGCTTTTTGTATCCAAAACCTCCCAacgagttttaaattttttggaaaaattaaaatttgaaaggccacaaaaaattctttcttaaaatgggttaaatatgaagctaaaaaaaagcccaaaactGAAAGACCAAATCCGACTCCTCTCCAACTCCAACAAGTCGGAGTCAAAGTCAGATCGGAGCTTACataagtcggagttggagttcGGAATGAATTTAGAtagagtcggagttggagttggagttggagttggatTTAGGGGAATCTGACTCCGAGTAAGTCAGTGCTCACCCCTAATTGGCATTGTAGAGTAGGGACTGCAAGTCATGTAGCTGTGACTGGTTGTTTGTGTGTTATGTATATGTCGCTGCGCTTAGAAAGTCACCTCTTTATTGTATGTTTTATGCTATTGCATTACCAAATATTTAACGAATTTTGGCTTACTGTAACCGATTATTTATTGATCTTGCTTGAGTAGCTTTTTTCCTTAATTGTGTATCTGATTATATGCAAAGGTCATATTTggttaatttttctaatttatactTTCATACAATAGGCTTGTGAAAAATAAGGATAATCTGAGTCAtgtaaatgttgtaactcattCATTTGTTATCCTAACCATACAACTTGAATGTCTTTTAACTATTTGTGCAGTGTTATGGAGAACTTGTGAGTGGATCCATAAGTAATGAGCAAAGGAAGATAGTAGTCCATAACTCATGCCCTGGGGCAGGGGCTTGTGGTGGAATGTATACAGCCAATACCATGGCTTCTGCTATTGAAGCTATGGGAATGACTCTGCCCTACAGGTAGAAATTTATGTTAGTCTGATCACTTGAATTGCAATCGGGTAGCATTGTTGTTTTTATCCTCTTTTTTGTTGTCTTTCCTTAAAAGCTCTTCGACACCCGCTGAAGAACCATTGAAGTTGGATGAGTGCCGTTTAGCAGGAAAATATCTTTTGGAATTACTAAAGATGGACTTGAAACCACGAGATATTATCACTCCAAAATCCATACGGAATGCCATGGTTATTGTTATGGCACTAGGTGGCTCTACAAATGCTGTGTTACACTTGATTGCTATTGCAAGGTGAGGAGTCTTTGGTACCAGATTTTCCATGAATAACATTGATTGAATGGCATGATAGTGGCTGATGGTGAAATTCTTTGCAGGTCTGTTGGTCTGGAATTAACACTCGATGATTTTCAGACTGTCAGCGACGAGGTTCCATTCCTCGCAGATCTTAAGCCTAGTGGCAAATATGTCATGGAGGATGTACACAAGGTCTGCCTTTTATCTTGTCATGTTCTAAATTCACAACTTCAATGAATGACCAGTGCTAGAGAGTTTTCTTTTTCAGTGCATATTTTTATATGGCTTTGCTTGTCACCATTTCCCATGCGTTGTTGTTTTGATAGATTGGAGGAACGCCTGCTGTCATTCGCTACCTTTTGGAGCTTAATTTTCTAGACGGGGATTGTATGACTGGTACACACATTTTTACTGTTGCATTCATATGTAATTCCTTGTAGTGTTCTTATATTAACCAACCAAGATGAACTTCCTTTATAGTCACTGGGAAGACATTGGCTGAAAATGCAGCAAGTTTCCCTCCCTTGGCCAGAGGACAGGTTTGCtgacttttttttgtttttttaagtttcCATTCCCGAGATGTACTGATTGCAATGTTTCTGTTGCTTTTGCTGTTGATCAATGAAATTTGAACCCAACAAATGCAGTTCTATCTTGCGTTTTTTCCCCATTCAGGATGTTATACGACCGTTGGGAAACCCAATAAAGAAAACAGGCCACCTCCAGATATTATATGGAAATATTGCACCAAATGGTTCTGTAGCAAAAATCACTGGAAAAGAGGGGCTATATTTCTCTGGTGCTATTATATGTTCTGCTTTTGTACTAGCATTCTTAAGATTCTCGGTTCTATTTTTAATGTTCACTCTACTCTACTGGTAGAATTTTTAAGTATTCATTACAAAAGTGTTCTCCAGGTCCTGCACTTGTCTTTGAAGGAGAGGAATCAATGATTGCAGCTATCTCAGAGGATCCTTTGAGGTTTAAGGTGTGTGATAGAGTCAACATTGTTGTGTAATCATGTCGAGGCAGCAGTTTCTTATGTCATGTTATTGGTAAAGAGTTCAGAGCCCATAGTTGTTCGAGTCGATGCGGAGGATTGGATAAATGTCTAGGTCTCTACCATGCCTAATGTTTTTTGCTCATGTATATCTAGATGTTGGAAAGCAGAAATGACTTGCCCAAAAATCATCTCATGTATTTCACAGTTACTTTGGCTGCTAAACTTTTGCCTCCATTTATCTCagaaggttaaaaaaaaaaaaaaaaggattttagGCCTTTCCTTTGGTAAAATAGTAAGCATTATGATGACTAAATCCCTAggattggctcaagtggtaaggacCTTGTTCTTGGCGGTATGCTCCCTCTAGGTCTTAGGTTCGAACCCTTGgttgcaaacaatttctagaggTCATGTCTTATTGGTGAAAACCCGATGATTTAACTGATCCAAGTGATGAGAATGCATAGCATCGTGACTAAGCACTTCTTTCCCCGAGGGCCGCTTTTCTCATGTATCATTAGCCTTTGTAGCAAAGGATATTTTCTTGTGTGTCAAATACAGTTCTCCCTGCCATGTTTTTCCAAACTCTGTTTTGAGGGGCAGAAGCTT
Coding sequences within it:
- the LOC122316403 gene encoding dihydroxy-acid dehydratase, chloroplastic-like isoform X4; translation: MQATLGAQAPRAALILSDYGHRSRHPSSHRTSSLRASFSSPAPPSVTVDSSPPLPTTQTLKLNKYSSRVTEPTSQGGSQAILHGVGLSEDDLSKPQIGISSVWYEGNTCNMHLLRLSEAVKEGVREAGMVGFRFNTVGVSDAISMGTRGMCYSLQSRDLIADSIETVMSAQWYDGNISIPGCDKNMPGTIMAMGRLNRPSIMVYGGTIKPGHFQGHSYDIVSAFQCYGELVSGSISNEQRKIVVHNSCPGAGACGGMYTANTMASAIEAMGMTLPYSSSTPAEEPLKLDECRLAGKYLLELLKMDLKPRDIITPKSIRNAMVIVMALGGSTNAVLHLIAIARSVGLELTLDDFQTVSDEVPFLADLKPSGKYVMEDVHKIGGTPAVIRYLLELNFLDGDCMTVTGKTLAENAASFPPLARGQFYLAFFPHSGCYTTVGKPNKENRPPPDIIWKYCTKWFCSKNHWKRGAIFLWCYYMFCFCTSILKILGSIFNVHSTLLVEFLSIHYKSVLQVLHLSLKERNQ